In Procambarus clarkii isolate CNS0578487 chromosome 74, FALCON_Pclarkii_2.0, whole genome shotgun sequence, one DNA window encodes the following:
- the LOC123767456 gene encoding filaggrin-2 codes for MVASQVLVLAVSAVLAASEATKNAYLPGRGPLQHSKTDTSLSFDYQYQVNAADTGDQKSQKESLKDGVLVGSYSVLQPDDLLRIVNYRVDDESGFKAEVQYQKVKGRSSPQAVYQSDSSLASGLQDFKRFDISPTSGVGTSSDSSTRSRVSESFIRSSTSNIKLKSAPLFNFGSSFGESEGSSGTSFGSSSGSSFRSPSRFGSTTKHDGGSIGSRPINPTSSTLGHSSSSKIGFSGTGIRSSTGSSFGSFIGDKIDSSDSTSSTRSRLGLSNANTESSLRSNSGFSGSSGSSFGSPVSHEGSSGSHLGFTSRSNLGHFGSSVGSSGSSSRSSGFGLGSFSTGSGHSLRSDSKSSVSGINAASSGSSTGFKAGASGSNFGSSGSREDSSGGSFIPSLKSSSGFSDSSTARHIESFASGLGSSGSNFDPSDSRLGSSEPNLVSSSSTFDLSSNHGVKSFGLSAGSSSESNFRPSSRPDSATGSSFVSSGSCFGSTGPNLVQSGTVFGASAGSKFGSLDSSFGLTASGSLGSSIDSTQSSFALSKFNTGSPLVSSLRSSTGSNFDSVNSSFDSLRSNLDSFDSNYISFTGSNFGSSSNDGFHKSGPALSESKRDFSNFNIGSTELGVDSVGSRISTSSPNFGSSGTNGRSSTFKLDSNTSNLDTPRSNIESSGSKLSSPSSNVGSSKLSSQFSGSSSVTSRFSPGFTNAINSGSSLGSNHGSGSSAGSSVVKFEPNFESSSSNFGVSGSKLGYTSGSSTERDIHSFGPHQDSTTESEFGTPSYTFGSSKPNVKSSDSSFGSSPLNFGSSGSNFGSSRTALVSTGSSFTTSETSLGSSGSNVDSSGITVGSTSSNFGSETNLASSASSFGPSGTTLESSGSSLSSSGTTLGSSLRSPETDIGSSVPSFGSSGITHGSTGSSFGSSGTTHGSTGSSFGSSGTTHGSTGSSFGSSGTAHGSTGSRLGISGTTQGSTGSSFDSSGTTHGSTGSRSGSSGTIHGSTGSSFGSSGTTHGSTGSSFGSGITHGSTGSSFGSSGTTHGSTGSSFGSGTTHGSVSSRSGSSGTTHGSTGSSFGSGTTHGSVSSRSGSSGTTHGTTGSSFGSGTTHGSVSSRSGSSGTTHGSTGSSFGSGTTHGSVSSRSGSSGTTHGSTGSRFDSSGTTHGSTGSSFGSGTTHGSTGFRFDLSGTTHESTGSRFDSSGTTHESTGSRFDSSGATHGSTGSSFGSGTTHGSTGSSFGSSGTTHGSIGSRLGSSGTTHGSTGSSFGSSGTTRGSTGSSFGSGTTHGSTGSSFGSSGTTHGSTGSSFGSGTIHGSVSSRSGSSGTTRGSTGSSFGSSGTTHGSTGFRFDSSGTTHGSTGSRSGSSGTIHGSTGSSFGSGTTHGSTGSSFGSSGTTHGSTGSSFGSGTTHGSTGSSFGSSGTIHGSTGSRFDSSGTTHGSTGSRFDSSETIHGSTGSRFDSSGTTHGSTGSRFDSSGTTHGSTGSRFDSSGTTHGSTGSRFDSSETIHGSTGSRFDSSGTTHGSTGSRFDSSGTTHGSTGSRLGISGTTHGSTGSRLGISGTTHGSTGSRLGISGTTHGSTGSRLGISGTTHGSTGSRLGISGTTHGSTGSRLGISGTTHGSTGSRLGISGTTHGSTGSSFGSSGTTHGLTDSRFGSSGTIHGSTGSKFGSSGTTHGSIGSNFGSPRNSHGSSGSSFGSSGTTRGSTDSSFDTPRSNVGSSVNSVSASESSIGSLGFGFGSSPRSFVSNIGSANSNLGSASRSNFGSASGSNQVFSGSIPEFNFNSGASLDSFSSSSGFLSGLNSGSNLGSSQTPSSSIGGTSAPGGASTQRSSHQYKNKAV; via the exons ATGGTGGCATCCCAG GTATTAGTGTTGGCTGTATCTGCAGTCTTAGCAGCGTCAGAAGCAACAAAGAACGCGTACCTGCCTGGCAGAGGCCCATTGCAACATAGCAAGACAGATACGTCCTTGTCTTTCGACTACCAGTACCAAGTTAACGCTGCTGACACAGGTGACCAGAAATCACAAAAGGAATCTCTTAAAGATGGTGTTCTAGTTGGCTCCTACTCCGTTCTCCAGCCTGACGACCTCTTAAGAATAGTGAATTATCGCGTCGATGACGAATCGGGCTTCAAAGCGGAAGTCCAGTACCAGAAGGTAAAGGGTCGTTCATCACCGCAAGCAGTGTACCAATCAGATTCCAGTTTAGCTTCTGGATTACAGGATTTCAAGAGGTTCGACATATCCCCGACATCTGGAGTCGGGACGTCCAGTGACTCATCTACACGTTCTAGAGTTTCTGAATCATTCATACGATCTTCAACCTCAAATATAAAATTGAAATCAGCTCCTTTATTCAACTTTGGCTCATCCTTTGGAGAAAGCGAAGGCTCTTCAGGCACCAGTTTTGGTTCTTCCTCAGGATCAAGTTTTAGATCGCCTTCCAGGTTTGGTTCTACCACTAAACATGACGGTGGTTCTATTGGTTCCAGGCCCATTAATCCAACCAGTTCCACTCTTGGTCATTCCTCTAGCTCTAAAATTGGTTTCTCTGGTACCGGTATTAGGTCTTCCACTGGCTCCAGTTTCGGGTCTTTTATTGGAGATAAGATTGACTCTTCCGATTCTACTAGTTCTACGAGATCCCGTCTAGGCTTATCAAATGCCAACACTGAATCTTCCTTGAGATCTAACTCTGGATTTTCTGGCTCCTCCGGTTCTAGTTTTGGTTCTCCGGTATCACACGAGGGTTCTTCTGGGTCTCATTTGGGTTTCACCTCAAGGTCTAACTTAGGCCATTTTGGCTCTTCTGTTGGGTCTTCCGGTTCCAGTTCTCGTTCTTCTGGATTTGGTTTAGGATCATTTAGTACTGGTTCTGGTCATTCATTGAGATCTGATTCGAAATCCTCTGTCTCAGGAATTAACGCTGCCTCTTCTGGTTCTTCAACAGGATTTAAAGCTGGTGCTTCTGGCTCTAATTTTGGTTCGTCTGGTTCACGTGAAGATTCGTCCGGTGGTAGTTTTATACCTTCCTTGAAATCTAGTTCTGGATTTTCTGATTCTTCAACTGCACGTCACATTGAGTCTTTTGCTTCAGGACTTGGGTCTTCTGGATCTAACTTTGATCCCTCTGATTCCAGGCTCGGTTCCTCTGAACCAAATTTAGTTTCTTCTAGCTCTACTTTTGACCTTTCTTCAAACCATGGCGTTAAATCTTTTGGCTTGAGTGCTGGCTCTTCCAGCGAATCTAATTTTAGACCTTCCTCTAGGCCTGACTCAGCCACTGGATCCAGTTTTGTCTCGTCAGGTTCTTGTTTTGGTTCTACTGGGCCGAATTTAGTTCAGTCTGGTACTGTTTTCGGGGCATCTGCTGGATCTAAATTTGGCTCCTTGGATTCTAGTTTTGGATTAACTGCTTCTGGTTCTTTAGGTTCAAGTATAGATTCTACTCAGTCCAGTTTCGCCTTGTCCAAATTTAATACTGGGTCCCCCTTAGTTTCCAGCCTTAGGTCATCCACTGGATCTAACTTCGACTCTGTCAATTCTAGTTTTGATTCTTTAAGATCTAATTTAGATTCCTTTGATTCGAATTATATATCTTTCACAGGATCAAACTTTGGTTCTAGCTCTAATGATGGGTTTCATAAGTCAGGACCGGCGCTTTCTGAATCTAAGCGTGATTTTTCCAATTTTAATATTGGTTCAACTGAATTAGGTGTAGACTCTGTTGGCTCCAGGATTAGCACTTCCAGTCCTAATTTTGGCTCCTCTGGAACAAATGGAAGGTCTTCTACTTTCAAGTTGGATTCTAATACTTCTAATTTAGACACTCCTAGATCAAATATTGAGTCTTCTGGTTCCAAGCTTAGTTCTCCAAGTTCTAATGTAGGATCTTCTAAATTAAGCTCACAATTTTCTGGTTCAAGTTCTGTGACTTCCAGATTTAGTCCAGGATTTACTAATGCTATTAACTCTGGGTCTTCACTGGGATCCAATCATGGTTCTGGATCGAGTGCTGGATCTTCTGTTGTCAAATTTGAACCTAATTTTGAATCTTCTAGTTCTAATTTTGGTGTTTCTGGATCTAAATTAGGGTATACATCTGGTTCCAGCACTGAACGTGACATCCACTCATTCGGTCCTCACCAAGACTCTACCACTGAATCAGAGTTTGGAACTCCTAGTTATACTTTTGGCTCTTCTAAGCCAAATGTTAAATCATCAGATTCCAGTTTTGGTTCTTCTCCACTCAACTTTGGATCATCAGGTTCCAATTTTGGCTCTTCAAGAACTGCCCTTGTATCAACAGGTTCTAGTTTTACCACTTCTGAAACTAGCCTTGGATCATCAGGTTCAAATGTTGATTCTTCTGGAATTACAGTTGGGTCAACAAGTTCCAATTTTGGTTCTGAAACTAACCTTGCTTCATCAGCTTCCAGTTTCGGACCTTCTGGAACTACACTTGAATCATCAGGTTCCAGTCTGAGCTCTTCTGGAACTACTCTTGGTTCCTCTTTGAGGTCTCCTGAAACCGACATTGGATCATCAGTGCCTAGCTTTGGCTCTTCTGGAATTACTCATGGATCAACAGGTTCCAGTTTTGGCTCTTCTGGAACTACTCATGGATCAACAGGTTCCAGTTTTGGCTCTTCTGGAACTACTCATGGATCAACAGGTTCCAGTTTTGGCTCTTCTGGAACTGCTCATGGATCAACAGGTTCCAGGTTAGGCATTTCTGGAACTACTCAAGGATCAACAGGTTCCAGTTTTGACTCTTCTGGAACTACTCATGGATCAACAGGTTCCAGGTCTGGCTCTTCTGGAACTATTCATGGATCAACTGGTTCCAGTTTTGGTTCTTCTGGAACTACTCATGGATCAACTGGTTCCAGTTTTGGTTCTGGAATAACTCATGGATCAACAGGTTCCAGTTTTGGCTCTTCTGGAACTACTCACGGATCAACAGGTTCCAGTTTTGGTTCTGGAACTACTCATGGATCAGTAAGTTCCAGGTCTGGCTCTTCTGGAACTACTCATGGATCAACTGGTTCCAGTTTTGGTTCTGGAACTACTCATGGATCAGTAAGTTCCAGGTCTGGCTCTTCTGGAACTACTCATGGAACAACTGGTTCCAGTTTTGGTTCTGGAACTACTCATGGATCAGTAAGTTCCAGGTCTGGCTCTTCTGGAACTACTCATGGATCAACAGGTTCCAGTTTTGGTTCTGGAACTACTCATGGATCAGTAAGTTCCAGGTCTGGCTCTTCTGGAACTACTCATGGATCAACTGGTTCCAGGTTTGACTCTTCTGGAACTACTCATGGATCAACTGGTTCCAGTTTTGGTTCTGGAACTACTCATGGATCAACAGGTTTCAGGTTTGACTTATCTGGAACTACTCATGAATCAACAGGTTCCAGGTTTGACTCATCTGGAACTACTCATGAATCAACAGGTTCCAGGTTTGACTCATCTGGAGCTACTCATGGATCAACTGGTTCCAGTTTTGGTTCTGGAACTACTCATGGATCAACAGGTTCCAGTTTTGGCTCTTCTGGAACTACTCATGGATCAATAGGTTCCAGGTTAGGCTCGTCTGGAACTACTCATGGATCAACAGGTTCCAGTTTTGGCTCTTCTGGAACTACTCGTGGATCAACAGGTTCCAGTTTTGGTTCTGGAACTACTCATGGATCAACAGGTTCCAGTTTTGGCTCTTCTGGAACTACTCATGGATCAACAGGTTCCAGTTTTGGTTCTGGAACTATTCATGGATCAGTAAGTTCCAGGTCTGGCTCTTCTGGAACTACTCGTGGATCAACAGGTTCCAGTTTTGGCTCTTCTGGAACTACTCATGGATCAACAGGTTTCAGGTTTGACTCATCTGGAACTACTCATGGATCAACAGGTTCCAGGTCTGGCTCTTCTGGAACTATTCATGGATCAACTGGTTCCAGTTTTGGTTCTGGAACTACTCATGGATCAACAGGTTCCAGTTTTGGCTCTTCTGGAACTACTCATGGATCAACAGGTTCCAGTTTTGGTTCTGGAACTACTCATGGATCAACTGGTTCCAGTTTTGGTTCTTCTGGAACTATTCATGGATCAACAGGTTCCAGGTTTGACTCTTCTGGAACTACTCATGGATCAACAGGCTCCAGGTTTGACTCTTCTGAAACTATTCATGGATCAACAGGTTCCAGGTTTGACTCTTCTGGAACTACTCATGGATCAACAGGTTCCAGGTTTGACTCTTCTGGAACTACTCATGGATCAACAGGTTCCAGGTTTGACTCTTCTGGAACTACTCATGGATCAACAGGCTCCAGGTTTGACTCTTCTGAAACTATTCATGGATCAACTGGTTCCAGGTTTGACTCTTCTGGAACTACTCATGGATCAACAGGTTCCAGGTTTGACTCTTCTGGAACTACTCATGGATCAACAGGTTCCAGGTTAGGCATTTCTGGAACTACTCATGGATCAACAGGTTCCAGGTTAGGCATTTCTGGAACTACTCATGGATCAACAGGTTCCAGGTTAGGCATTTCTGGAACTACTCATGGATCAACAGGTTCCAGGTTAGGCATTTCTGGAACTACTCATGGATCAACAGGTTCCAGGTTAGGCATTTCTGGAACTACTCATGGATCAACAGGTTCCAGGTTAGGCATTTCTGGAACTACTCATGGATCAACAGGTTCCAGGTTAGGCATTTCTGGAACTACTCATGGATCAACTGGTTCCAGTTTTGGTTCTTCTGGAACTACTCATGGATTAACAGATTCCAGGTTTGGCTCCTCTGGAACTATTCATGGATCAACAGGTTCCAAATTTGGCTCTTCTGGAACTACTCATGGATCAATAGGTTCCAATTTTGGCTCTCCTAGAAATAGTCATGGGTCATCAGGCTCCAGTTTTGGTTCTTCTGGAACTACTCGTGGATCAACAGATTCCAGTTTTGACACTCCTAGATCTAACGTTGGATCATCAGTTAACAGTGTGAGTGCTTCTGAAAGTAGCATTGGATCGTTAGGTTTCGGGTTTGGCTCATCTCCTAGATCTTTTGTTTCTAACATTGGTTCTGCTAATTCTAACCTTGGTTCAGCCTCTCGATCCAATTTCGGCTCTGCTTCTGGATCAAATCAGGTATTTTCTGGATCAATCCCCGAGTTCAACTTCAACTCAGGCGCCAGCTTGGATTCCTTTAGTTCTTCCAGCGGATTCCTCTCTGGACTGAACTCTGGTTCCAACTTGGGATCTTCTCAAACCCCATCGTCATCAATTGGGGGAACGTCCGCTCCAGGTGGAGCGTCTACTCAGCGATCAAGTCATCAATACAAGAATAAGGCAGTTTAA